In Paraburkholderia sp. BL23I1N1, a genomic segment contains:
- a CDS encoding MliC family protein, which translates to MKKWCVAVTTAAGLAALCGNAWAAPLNLAEMQARNRQTHKYTCATGKVLQVTYWNTSNGQSFALVPVKGRQLLFVNTISASGARYQAGSYTWWTKGPRADLYDATDGENAPPMLSDCITINR; encoded by the coding sequence ATGAAGAAATGGTGTGTTGCAGTCACGACGGCAGCGGGTCTCGCGGCGCTGTGCGGCAATGCATGGGCTGCGCCACTGAACCTGGCCGAGATGCAGGCCAGGAATCGCCAGACGCACAAATACACCTGCGCGACCGGCAAGGTTCTGCAAGTGACCTACTGGAACACGTCGAACGGGCAAAGCTTCGCGCTCGTGCCGGTCAAGGGCCGGCAACTGCTGTTCGTCAACACGATATCGGCCTCCGGCGCAAGGTATCAGGCCGGCAGCTACACCTGGTGGACCAAAGGCCCGCGCGCCGATCTGTACGACGCGACAGACGGCGAAAATGCCCCGCCCATGCTGTCCGACTGCATCACGATCAACCGCTGA
- the purT gene encoding formate-dependent phosphoribosylglycinamide formyltransferase yields the protein MQIGQRIGTPLSESATRVMLLGAGELGKEVIIALQRLGVEVIAVDRYPNAPGHQVAHRSHVIDMTDRAALRALVEQERPHLIVPEIEAIATDALAAIETDGLAEVIPTARATQLTMNREGIRRLAAEELGLPTSPYAFADSLEELRAGIAKVGYPCVVKPVMSSSGKGQSVLKSDADVETAWQYAMAGGRVNHGRVIVEGFIDFEYEITQLTVRAIDPASGEVSTYFCDPIGHVQVAGDYVESWQPQPMSPLALERSREVAHKVTAALGGRGLFGVELFVRGDDVWFSEVSPRPHDTGLVTLCSQRFSEFELHARAILGLPVDTSLRAPGASAVIYGGLDETAIAFEGVAEALAVPNADLRLFGKPESFVKRRMGVALATGETIDEARSRAKQSAGAVRPVSTK from the coding sequence ATGCAGATCGGCCAACGGATCGGCACGCCCCTTTCTGAATCCGCCACGCGTGTCATGCTGCTCGGCGCCGGCGAACTCGGCAAGGAGGTGATCATCGCGCTGCAACGGCTGGGCGTCGAAGTGATCGCCGTCGACCGTTATCCGAATGCGCCGGGCCATCAGGTCGCACACCGTTCGCACGTCATCGACATGACCGACCGCGCCGCGTTGCGCGCGCTGGTCGAACAGGAACGCCCGCACCTGATCGTCCCCGAGATCGAAGCGATCGCGACCGACGCGCTAGCCGCCATCGAAACCGACGGCCTCGCCGAAGTGATTCCGACCGCGCGCGCCACGCAGCTCACCATGAACCGCGAAGGCATTCGCCGGCTGGCCGCCGAAGAACTCGGCCTGCCGACCTCGCCGTACGCGTTCGCCGATTCGCTTGAAGAACTGCGCGCGGGCATCGCCAAGGTCGGTTATCCGTGCGTGGTGAAGCCGGTGATGTCGTCGTCGGGCAAGGGGCAGTCGGTGCTGAAGAGCGACGCGGACGTCGAAACCGCCTGGCAATATGCAATGGCGGGCGGCCGCGTGAATCACGGCCGCGTGATCGTCGAAGGCTTTATCGACTTCGAATACGAAATCACCCAGCTGACGGTGCGCGCGATTGATCCGGCGAGCGGCGAAGTCAGCACGTATTTCTGCGACCCGATCGGCCACGTGCAGGTGGCGGGCGACTACGTCGAGTCGTGGCAGCCGCAGCCGATGAGCCCGCTTGCGCTGGAACGTTCGCGCGAAGTGGCGCACAAGGTGACGGCGGCACTGGGTGGCCGGGGCCTGTTCGGTGTGGAACTTTTCGTGCGTGGCGATGACGTATGGTTTTCGGAAGTCAGCCCGCGTCCGCACGATACGGGTCTGGTCACGCTGTGCTCGCAACGCTTCTCGGAGTTCGAACTGCATGCGCGCGCGATCCTCGGCTTGCCAGTGGATACGTCGCTGCGGGCGCCGGGCGCGTCGGCGGTGATTTACGGCGGCCTGGACGAGACGGCGATCGCTTTCGAGGGCGTCGCCGAGGCGTTGGCCGTGCCGAATGCGGATCTGCGTCTCTTCGGCAAGCCGGAGAGTTTCGTCAAGCGCCGCATGGGCGTGGCGCTGGCCACCGGAGAGACGATCGACGAAGCCCGCTCGCGCGCGAAACAGTCCGCGGGGGCGGTGCGCCCTGTGTCCACGAAGTAA
- a CDS encoding DUF6726 family protein, translated as MAVASRRNMRSGRFGRLGALGVVLALCAVLTGCGLAAAPCRVASAGLKIVPLVGHVAAAPTDACAAVIDP; from the coding sequence ATGGCCGTGGCGTCCCGCAGGAACATGCGGTCTGGAAGGTTCGGCCGTCTCGGCGCACTGGGCGTCGTGCTCGCGTTGTGTGCCGTGCTGACAGGGTGCGGCCTCGCCGCTGCGCCGTGCCGGGTCGCGTCGGCCGGTTTGAAGATCGTGCCGCTCGTCGGGCACGTCGCCGCCGCGCCGACCGACGCTTGCGCCGCTGTGATCGATCCATAA